GCTGTTTGCGTGTATGCCCAAAGGCGAAAGATCATTCAGGTAATAAACAAACTGCATGGGCACCGGCTTGTCTAACCCGAACTCCTTGCGCACGGCCTCCAGCGATTGCACATCAGCACGCTGCCCCTGCGTCATTCGGGCAGGATCAACCGGTAAAATATTAAACAGAAAAAATACCACCACCACAATACCCAGCATTACAGCCAGGGCATAACCTGTTTTGCGGAGGAGGTAATTGATCATTATTATTATTCCTGAAAGTACGCTTTTACCAATTCATCATACGTTGGCATGGTGTGGTAATGCCATTTATTAATTACAGTACCGTTTTTTAACAACAACACACCCGGATTGGCGCGTACCATGCTTTTCAGCGGCACCCCATCGGCAAAGAAAACCTCGGTATATAGTTTATACCTTTTCTCAAGCGCCAACACATCCTGCGCCGAGTTTGAGGTAAGCAGTATGCTGCGCACGTTATAGTTTTCGGTAAGGTTAAGCGCGATGGTATTCAGCGTTCGCAGGGCTTCGTCATTGGTATGGTTCAAATCGTACGCTACAATAATGAGGTTATAAAACGGGTTGCTGATAACCTCCTGCGTATAATCATTACCCTGCATATCAGTAATGTTCAGGTCGACAATTTTGGGGGTAAAGCCTTTTTTAACCAGGCGGCTTTCAGGGTTACCCACTACTTCCCAGTTACTATCTTTCCAGATGCCGGTTTTCATGTACTCCTTATCCGTCATGGTTTTGGTTTCGCCGGTAGCTTTATTTTTCAGATTGTACGTAAGCTCGTACTCATCGGGCTTGGCACCGGGCGGCACCTTCATTTCATCGGGCAGGTTAGCACCTATTTTATACGGCAGAAAATCGATCACCGGTAAAAAGTTATAGGTATAAAAGCCAACGCCTAACGCCACCACAGTAGCAATTGCTAAAGCCACATCGCCGGGCTTGCGGCTAAATAAAGGTTTTATTTTATCAGGATTAAAAAATAATACCAGCGTTAACAACAGCAACACCAG
This Mucilaginibacter defluvii DNA region includes the following protein-coding sequences:
- a CDS encoding BT_3928 family protein; translation: MKNALVWICRILVGLLFIFSGLIKANDPLGFSYKLVEYFEVFHITFLDSLAVGIAIILCALEMIMGFALLIGARARTTVWGLLLLIIFFAFLTFYSAFFKVVQTCGCFGDAIPLTPWESFGKDLVLLLLTLVLFFNPDKIKPLFSRKPGDVALAIATVVALGVGFYTYNFLPVIDFLPYKIGANLPDEMKVPPGAKPDEYELTYNLKNKATGETKTMTDKEYMKTGIWKDSNWEVVGNPESRLVKKGFTPKIVDLNITDMQGNDYTQEVISNPFYNLIIVAYDLNHTNDEALRTLNTIALNLTENYNVRSILLTSNSAQDVLALEKRYKLYTEVFFADGVPLKSMVRANPGVLLLKNGTVINKWHYHTMPTYDELVKAYFQE